In Bacteroidales bacterium, the following are encoded in one genomic region:
- a CDS encoding efflux RND transporter permease subunit yields MLKFFIDRPVFSSVISILLVILGFLGLERLPVTQYPDIAPPTVQVSASYPGANAETILESVIVPIEEQINGVEGMTYITSSASNTGRANIQVFFEQGYDADIAAVNVQNRVAAANSVLPAEVIRAGINTSKRLNTSLLYAAFYSTNPDYDDTFIQNYLNIHIKPELQRINGVGEVGAFGGKDYAMRVWLDPTKMANYGLVPTDVINAIGEQSLEAAAGALGQNAGESFEYVIKYKGRYKTSEEYEDIIIRALGDGRYLHVKDVATVQLDAFSYSTLSQTLGYPSISFGVNQTPGSNAQEIIENIHEKLLELRKDFPEGIDYVINYDTNRFLTASIDKVRNTLIEAFLLVFLVVFLFLQDFRSTLIPAIAVPVSIIGTFFFLGLFGYSINLLTLFALVLAIGIVVDDAIVVVEAVHAKLEGGATNSRDASVTAMNEIAGAIVSITLVMAAVFIPITFIKGPTGVFYEQFGVTLIIAILISAVNALTLSPALSAIFLKPQHELRQKKKFLRRFYEGFNAGFNAGKDKYARTLGFITRHRWIVPAVLIIAIGSVVLFDRALPKGFVPTEDRGIIFMNGELPLAASLDRSYEATQQLYDQIKDIEGINTLSLIAGRNFFSGAGSSYIMGFINLKNWDERGTKATSAEAIQGQLFRAASSISDAKIIFFTPSSIPGFGSVDGFEMQLLDRTSGSLKNLDATATAFTQELMQQPEIGFASDPFSTDYPQLQMEIDVARAKESGVSVSDILRTLQGYVGGYYTTNFSRFGKQYRVQVQALPENRMNTESLSSMFVKTRDGSMTPVSAFVTLQRIYGPQTVTRFNLFNSVAINGTSAPGYSSGDAINAIRRVAKQSLPNDYQVAFSGLTREEIAAQGQAILIFFLSIVFVYFLLAAQYESYLLPFSVILSLPIGVAGAYASTWVAGLENNIYFQIGLIMLVGLLAKNAILIVEFALQRRRHGMGIVEAAIEGATVRLRPILMTSFAFIFGMLPLVLASGVGAQGNRSIGTGAAGGLLVGTVIGILVVPTLFVAFQWLHEKLAKKPVVESVKNSAN; encoded by the coding sequence ATGTTAAAATTTTTTATCGACAGGCCGGTTTTCTCTAGCGTCATCAGCATTCTGCTGGTCATTTTAGGATTTTTGGGTCTGGAGCGGCTGCCGGTTACACAATATCCTGACATTGCTCCGCCAACCGTGCAGGTTTCGGCAAGTTATCCAGGAGCCAATGCTGAAACCATCCTCGAAAGTGTAATCGTTCCCATCGAAGAACAGATCAATGGCGTGGAAGGCATGACCTACATAACCTCCAGCGCCAGCAACACCGGACGCGCCAACATACAGGTCTTTTTCGAACAGGGATATGATGCCGACATCGCTGCCGTCAACGTTCAAAACCGCGTAGCAGCGGCCAACTCAGTACTGCCCGCCGAAGTGATCCGCGCAGGAATCAACACCTCTAAACGCCTTAATACTTCTTTGCTCTATGCCGCTTTTTATTCGACCAATCCTGATTACGACGATACGTTTATCCAGAATTATCTGAATATCCATATTAAGCCGGAGCTGCAGCGTATCAATGGCGTGGGTGAAGTAGGCGCCTTTGGTGGTAAAGATTACGCCATGCGGGTGTGGCTCGACCCGACAAAAATGGCCAACTACGGGCTTGTCCCCACCGACGTAATCAACGCCATCGGCGAGCAAAGCCTCGAGGCTGCTGCGGGCGCGCTGGGTCAAAATGCCGGCGAGTCGTTCGAGTATGTCATCAAATACAAAGGGCGTTACAAAACTTCAGAGGAATACGAAGATATCATCATTCGCGCTTTGGGCGATGGCCGTTATCTGCACGTAAAAGATGTTGCCACCGTACAACTCGATGCCTTTAGCTACAGCACCCTATCCCAGACGCTTGGTTATCCGTCGATCAGCTTTGGCGTGAACCAGACACCCGGCTCCAACGCTCAGGAAATCATCGAAAACATTCATGAAAAACTGCTGGAGCTACGCAAAGATTTCCCGGAAGGGATAGATTATGTTATCAATTACGACACCAACCGCTTTTTGACGGCTTCCATCGACAAAGTTCGCAACACACTCATCGAAGCCTTTTTGTTGGTGTTTCTGGTGGTATTTCTGTTTCTGCAGGATTTCCGTTCCACGCTCATTCCCGCCATTGCCGTTCCCGTGTCCATCATCGGGACGTTCTTTTTCCTGGGGCTTTTTGGTTATTCAATCAATCTACTCACCCTTTTTGCTTTGGTGTTGGCAATTGGCATTGTGGTAGATGATGCCATTGTGGTGGTGGAAGCTGTGCACGCCAAGCTCGAAGGCGGTGCCACAAATTCCCGCGACGCTAGCGTTACCGCCATGAATGAAATCGCAGGCGCCATCGTCTCCATCACTTTGGTAATGGCCGCAGTGTTTATTCCCATCACTTTTATAAAGGGACCTACCGGGGTTTTTTACGAGCAGTTTGGCGTCACACTCATCATTGCAATTCTAATTTCGGCTGTCAACGCGCTTACTTTGAGTCCGGCGCTTAGCGCAATATTTCTAAAGCCACAGCATGAGTTACGACAGAAGAAAAAGTTCCTTCGCCGTTTTTATGAAGGTTTTAATGCGGGTTTTAATGCAGGGAAAGATAAATATGCACGCACACTTGGTTTTATTACGCGCCACCGATGGATTGTGCCTGCCGTGCTGATTATCGCAATCGGTTCCGTGGTACTATTCGACCGCGCGCTTCCCAAAGGATTTGTCCCTACGGAAGATCGGGGCATCATTTTTATGAATGGTGAACTTCCCCTGGCAGCGTCGCTCGATCGTTCTTATGAGGCAACACAACAACTTTATGATCAAATCAAAGATATCGAAGGCATCAACACCCTCTCACTTATTGCCGGACGTAATTTCTTTTCGGGTGCCGGTAGCTCCTACATCATGGGTTTTATTAACCTGAAAAATTGGGATGAACGTGGAACAAAAGCAACCTCCGCAGAAGCTATCCAGGGGCAACTGTTTCGTGCCGCCTCCTCAATTAGCGACGCCAAAATCATCTTCTTTACCCCTTCCAGCATTCCGGGCTTTGGCAGTGTGGATGGCTTTGAAATGCAGCTCCTCGACCGCACTTCGGGCAGCCTGAAGAATCTCGACGCCACCGCCACCGCGTTCACACAAGAGCTGATGCAACAACCCGAAATTGGTTTTGCATCCGATCCTTTCAGCACCGACTATCCACAACTACAAATGGAGATAGATGTGGCACGCGCCAAAGAATCAGGCGTGTCGGTGAGCGATATCCTGCGTACGCTGCAAGGCTATGTTGGCGGGTATTACACCACCAACTTCAGCCGGTTTGGGAAACAATACCGTGTGCAGGTGCAAGCACTGCCCGAAAACAGAATGAACACCGAAAGCCTCAGCAGTATGTTTGTAAAAACCCGCGACGGAAGCATGACGCCGGTTTCAGCATTTGTGACGCTACAGCGCATTTATGGACCACAAACCGTAACACGTTTCAACCTTTTCAATTCGGTAGCTATTAATGGAACCTCCGCCCCGGGTTACAGCTCCGGCGACGCCATCAATGCCATCCGGCGCGTAGCGAAGCAATCGCTTCCCAACGATTATCAGGTGGCCTTTTCAGGACTTACCCGCGAAGAGATCGCTGCCCAGGGGCAGGCCATCCTCATCTTTTTCCTGAGCATCGTGTTCGTGTATTTCCTGTTGGCGGCACAGTATGAAAGCTATCTCCTACCGTTTTCGGTAATCCTCTCGCTTCCCATTGGTGTGGCCGGCGCCTACGCAAGTACATGGGTTGCCGGACTCGAAAACAATATTTATTTTCAAATAGGATTGATCATGCTGGTGGGCTTATTAGCTAAAAACGCAATCCTTATTGTGGAATTTGCGCTTCAGCGACGGCGCCATGGCATGGGTATCGTTGAAGCAGCCATCGAAGGCGCCACCGTACGACTGCGCCCGATCCTAATGACTTCATTTGCTTTTATTTTTGGAATGCTTCCGTTGGTATTGGCCAGTGGTGTAGGCGCCCAGGGTAACCGTTCCATTGGAACCGGCGCTGCAGGCGGATTACTTGTAGGAACGGTGATTGGAATTTTGGTGGTGCCAACGCTATTTGTAGCCTTCCAATGGCTGCACGAGAAACTGGCGAAGAAACCTGTAGTAGAATCTGTAAAAAATAGTGCTAACTAA
- a CDS encoding efflux RND transporter periplasmic adaptor subunit: MTNRKSGFILLIIFGVLLFTSCRNSENQNPGRGGSNQPQPYPVIEIPRMTLTNWRAYPANIEGTNTSEVRAKVPGYINRVLVEEGQQVRKGQVLFELETQSLSAEADALQANVDAAQLEVDKLGPLVEQNIVSAVQLRTAEARLAQARSSYQSAVASIGYASIKSPVDGVMGTINYRKGALVNAQDRLPLTRVSSIGKVYARFAMNEKDFIHFMNSVEGRTLDEKIKNNPGVKLLLANGQSYSHEGVIESVSGDVDPRTGTVSFRATFDNPEGLLRDGSSGTVMLPESFENAPVVPALSTFEQQNKTLVYIVQGDTLVAASIDILAEVDKLYVIGKGRVDAGTTILAKGANKLRPGTRIIPQQVPIDSITQSFKIVF; encoded by the coding sequence TTGACAAATAGAAAATCAGGATTTATCCTCCTCATCATCTTCGGGGTACTTCTGTTTACCTCTTGCCGCAATTCTGAAAATCAGAATCCAGGACGAGGTGGCAGCAACCAACCCCAGCCGTATCCGGTGATTGAAATTCCGCGCATGACGCTTACCAACTGGCGCGCCTATCCGGCCAACATCGAAGGCACCAACACCAGTGAAGTACGCGCGAAAGTGCCCGGGTACATCAATAGGGTTTTGGTAGAAGAAGGCCAACAGGTGCGAAAAGGACAAGTGCTCTTTGAGCTGGAGACCCAGTCGCTATCGGCGGAAGCTGATGCACTGCAAGCCAATGTGGACGCAGCACAACTCGAGGTTGACAAGCTCGGCCCGCTGGTAGAACAAAACATCGTAAGTGCCGTGCAGCTCCGCACCGCTGAAGCGCGGCTGGCACAAGCGCGCAGCAGCTATCAGAGCGCCGTGGCGAGCATCGGCTATGCCAGCATCAAAAGCCCGGTGGACGGCGTGATGGGTACCATCAATTACCGCAAAGGTGCGCTTGTAAATGCCCAGGACCGTTTGCCGCTCACCCGTGTCTCCTCCATCGGAAAAGTGTATGCACGCTTTGCCATGAACGAGAAAGATTTTATCCATTTTATGAATTCTGTCGAGGGCAGGACGCTCGACGAAAAAATTAAAAACAACCCCGGCGTAAAACTGCTGCTCGCCAATGGCCAATCCTACAGCCACGAAGGCGTCATCGAATCAGTATCGGGCGACGTAGACCCGCGTACGGGAACAGTTTCTTTCCGCGCCACCTTCGACAATCCGGAAGGCCTGCTGCGCGATGGAAGCAGCGGCACTGTGATGCTGCCGGAGTCGTTTGAGAATGCTCCTGTAGTGCCGGCGCTCTCTACTTTCGAACAACAAAACAAAACGCTGGTCTATATAGTGCAGGGCGACACGCTGGTGGCTGCCTCCATTGATATTCTTGCTGAGGTAGATAAACTTTATGTGATCGGCAAAGGCAGAGTGGATGCCGGCACTACCATCCTGGCCAAAGGTGCCAACAAGCTGCGTCCAGGCACCCGCATCATCCCGCAGCAAGTGCCAATCGACAGCATTACCCAATCTTTTAAAATCGTTTTTTAA
- a CDS encoding DUF2254 domain-containing protein, which translates to MKAKLIYLWERIQTSFWFVPLLLVLAAIGSAIGLIFLDSTTEYKPSGAMGYLFSGGAEAARSILSTIAGAMLSVAGTVFSITLVALTLASSQFGPRLMRNFMHDRLNQTVLGAYIATFIYCLLVLRTVKSDNDLDFIPNFSILFAIAVAVANIFLLIIFIHHISIGIQADNVLSDSHNNLNKSIDKLFPDDDMEVDSQQLAGRVQEMLNAMIVMDVVKAHEDGYLQMIDYDSLLVLAQKHDLLITLLKRPGNFVVKEQPMAKVHARKQTEEDLLEHLRGAMIIGGQRTPLQDVEFAIHQMVEVAARALSPGINDPFTAITCIDKLTATVSHLTRAHFPEKYRCDHEDTPRVEIHPLNFAGIMDAAFNQIRQYGQESPAVLIRLMEALDTLLTFARTDEQLEAIQRHAAMVLEAGEAGITVKNDLNDLKTRYESFLKINF; encoded by the coding sequence ATGAAAGCAAAACTTATTTATTTGTGGGAGAGAATCCAAACGAGCTTTTGGTTTGTGCCACTGCTCCTGGTGCTCGCCGCCATCGGTTCGGCCATCGGGCTGATTTTTCTCGACAGCACCACCGAATACAAGCCTTCGGGAGCTATGGGATATCTGTTTTCGGGTGGAGCCGAAGCAGCCCGAAGCATCCTTTCGACCATTGCCGGCGCAATGCTTTCGGTGGCGGGAACTGTGTTTTCGATTACACTGGTGGCGCTCACGCTCGCTTCGTCGCAGTTTGGGCCGCGCCTCATGCGCAACTTTATGCACGACCGTCTCAACCAAACGGTGCTGGGTGCCTACATAGCCACTTTCATATACTGTTTGTTGGTGTTGCGTACCGTCAAATCTGACAACGATCTGGACTTTATTCCCAACTTCTCCATCTTGTTTGCCATTGCGGTAGCTGTGGCCAATATCTTCCTGCTGATCATTTTTATTCATCATATCTCCATTGGTATCCAGGCCGATAATGTGTTGTCGGATAGCCATAATAATTTGAATAAAAGCATCGACAAACTTTTTCCAGATGACGACATGGAAGTCGATTCGCAGCAGCTTGCCGGGCGTGTGCAGGAGATGCTTAACGCAATGATAGTAATGGATGTGGTAAAAGCGCATGAGGATGGTTATTTGCAAATGATCGATTATGACAGTTTGTTGGTGCTGGCGCAAAAGCATGATTTGCTTATTACGCTTCTCAAACGGCCAGGCAATTTTGTGGTGAAGGAGCAGCCAATGGCCAAAGTACATGCGCGAAAGCAAACGGAAGAAGATTTGCTGGAGCATCTCCGCGGAGCCATGATTATTGGTGGCCAACGAACGCCGCTGCAGGATGTGGAATTTGCTATCCATCAGATGGTGGAGGTAGCGGCGCGGGCGCTTTCTCCCGGCATCAACGATCCTTTCACAGCCATAACCTGTATCGATAAACTTACCGCTACCGTTTCACATCTCACGCGGGCACATTTTCCTGAAAAATACCGCTGCGACCACGAAGATACGCCGCGGGTGGAGATACATCCTTTAAATTTTGCCGGAATCATGGATGCAGCTTTTAATCAGATTCGACAATACGGACAGGAAAGTCCGGCGGTGCTCATCCGGCTGATGGAGGCGCTGGATACGCTTCTGACTTTTGCCCGCACCGACGAACAGCTGGAGGCTATACAGCGCCATGCTGCTATGGTTTTGGAAGCCGGCGAGGCGGGCATCACCGTAAAAAATGATCTGAACGATCTTAAGACCCGTTACGAAAGCTTTCTAAAAATCAACTTCTGA
- a CDS encoding EamA family transporter — translation MNWLLPAILTAIFYGTYNVFIKLSSGHIHQIAGALILQIVAALLGTGVLLFLKIRQVPLEISSRGIWYAVLAGVFVGLAEIFSFVVFSKGVGVSTGISIIIGGSVVVGAAIGFLFLKESMPPLQLLGLLFIVAGIALVSR, via the coding sequence ATGAACTGGTTGTTGCCGGCAATTCTTACGGCCATATTTTATGGCACTTACAACGTCTTTATCAAACTCTCCTCCGGGCACATTCATCAGATTGCCGGAGCGCTGATCCTGCAAATTGTGGCCGCACTTCTGGGAACGGGCGTCTTATTATTTTTGAAAATAAGACAAGTTCCCCTCGAAATCTCATCGCGCGGAATCTGGTATGCTGTGCTGGCTGGGGTTTTCGTAGGCCTGGCCGAGATTTTTTCGTTTGTGGTTTTTTCCAAAGGTGTGGGCGTCTCCACCGGCATTTCCATCATCATTGGAGGCTCAGTGGTGGTGGGTGCTGCAATAGGGTTTCTGTTTCTTAAAGAATCGATGCCCCCGTTGCAACTGCTGGGATTATTATTCATTGTGGCTGGAATAGCATTGGTGTCGCGCTAA
- a CDS encoding TrmO family methyltransferase: MSLQTPYIGKVKSHYAEPTNPGIMREAQSEIEIFEKYTDGLFKIELSDYLEVYFHFDKADPCVLQTYTYTGDYKGVFATRSPRRPSKIGSTLVKLLERRGNTLLVQGLDALDGTPVLDIKPMHIPLTEEQVDEAEIHSRKNNPRKQVFSNIWANRTDRLMLDAARMHGHFCPGLAMGVMMAARAMQLMRANSDGLEDLLAIVETNNCISDGIQYVTGCSFGNNGLIFMDIGKTAFTLARRDGKGYRIASRANVKEYMRQTSPLFSESYQKVVTENDRSEEEVVKFKTTGIEKAFATLALDFDKLFTTEEVTVEIPAYAPVHESIICDLCGEPIMASRIIHQHNKNLCMPCAGHRAAGLTGHGISIKTSPGPAK; the protein is encoded by the coding sequence ATGAGCCTACAAACACCCTACATCGGGAAAGTAAAAAGCCATTATGCCGAGCCTACCAATCCCGGCATTATGCGTGAAGCGCAAAGTGAAATTGAGATTTTTGAAAAGTACACCGACGGGTTATTCAAAATAGAGTTGTCGGATTATCTGGAGGTCTATTTTCATTTTGATAAAGCCGACCCCTGCGTTCTTCAAACCTACACCTACACCGGCGATTACAAAGGCGTTTTTGCCACGCGCAGTCCGCGGCGTCCGTCAAAAATAGGAAGTACGCTTGTAAAATTGCTCGAACGTCGCGGCAATACTTTGCTGGTGCAAGGCCTCGACGCGCTCGATGGAACGCCGGTGCTCGACATTAAACCAATGCATATCCCGCTCACCGAGGAGCAGGTGGATGAGGCCGAAATCCACAGCCGGAAAAATAATCCGCGTAAGCAGGTCTTTTCGAATATCTGGGCCAACCGCACTGATCGACTAATGCTGGATGCCGCCCGTATGCACGGCCACTTCTGCCCCGGACTGGCCATGGGCGTAATGATGGCCGCCCGCGCCATGCAACTGATGCGCGCCAACTCCGACGGCCTCGAAGATTTGCTTGCCATTGTGGAAACCAACAATTGCATCAGCGATGGCATCCAATACGTGACGGGTTGCAGCTTTGGCAACAATGGATTGATTTTTATGGATATTGGTAAAACCGCTTTTACACTTGCGCGCCGCGATGGAAAAGGCTACCGCATTGCCTCTCGCGCCAACGTCAAAGAATACATGCGACAGACTTCTCCCCTATTTAGCGAAAGCTACCAAAAAGTGGTGACCGAGAATGACCGCAGCGAAGAGGAGGTGGTGAAATTTAAAACCACCGGCATCGAAAAAGCCTTTGCCACACTCGCGCTCGATTTTGATAAACTTTTCACCACAGAAGAAGTCACCGTCGAAATTCCAGCCTATGCCCCTGTGCACGAAAGCATCATTTGCGACCTTTGCGGCGAACCGATAATGGCTTCGCGCATCATTCATCAGCATAATAAAAACTTGTGTATGCCCTGTGCCGGCCATCGGGCTGCCGGGCTTACCGGTCATGGAATTTCTATCAAAACCAGTCCTGGTCCCGCCAAATAA